One genomic region from Pseudoduganella dura encodes:
- a CDS encoding AGE family epimerase/isomerase gives MLPDFHSRETLLRHIRDTRNFYDPRSLDPTGGFFHFYKDDGTVYDAHTRHLVSSTRFVFNYAMACRHFHDEADLRRLRHGLAFLRDVHRDPATGGYAWQLDWRDGAKTVSDATNHCYGLAFVVLAYSHALLAGVEEARGWLEETYELMERRFWEPQHGLYADEASADWKVSSYRGQNANMHSCEAMLAAFDATGESRYLHRAETLARNIAVRQARLADDLVWEHYREDWSVDADYNRHDSTNIFRPWGYQPGHLTEWAKLLLILERHADRLAGPSDWLLPRAIHFFDTALARAWDAKHGGIHYGFAPDGSICDGFKYFWVQAESFAAAALLGARTGEQRYWDWYDRIWQYSWEHFVDHTHGAWYRILGPDNAKLTDEKSPAGKTDYHTMGACYEVLTVLENGQ, from the coding sequence ATGTTACCAGATTTCCATTCCCGCGAAACCCTGCTGCGGCATATCCGCGACACCCGCAACTTCTACGATCCGCGCTCGCTCGATCCCACCGGCGGCTTCTTCCACTTCTACAAGGACGACGGCACGGTGTACGACGCGCACACGCGCCACCTGGTCAGCAGCACGCGCTTTGTCTTCAATTACGCGATGGCCTGCCGCCACTTCCACGACGAGGCCGACCTGCGGCGCCTGCGCCATGGCCTGGCATTCCTGCGCGACGTGCACCGCGACCCGGCCACCGGCGGTTATGCATGGCAGCTGGACTGGCGCGACGGTGCAAAGACCGTCAGCGATGCCACCAACCACTGCTACGGCCTGGCGTTCGTGGTGCTGGCCTATTCGCATGCGCTGCTGGCGGGCGTGGAAGAAGCGCGCGGCTGGCTCGAGGAAACATACGAGCTGATGGAGCGCCGCTTCTGGGAGCCGCAACACGGCCTGTACGCGGACGAGGCGTCGGCCGACTGGAAAGTGTCGTCCTACCGCGGCCAGAACGCCAACATGCATTCGTGCGAGGCGATGCTGGCGGCATTCGACGCGACCGGCGAATCGCGCTACCTGCACCGCGCCGAAACGCTGGCGCGCAACATCGCCGTGCGGCAGGCACGGCTCGCCGACGACCTGGTATGGGAGCACTACAGGGAAGACTGGTCTGTCGATGCCGACTACAACCGTCACGACAGCACCAACATCTTCCGCCCCTGGGGTTACCAGCCAGGCCACCTGACCGAGTGGGCCAAGCTTCTGCTGATCCTCGAGCGCCACGCCGACCGGCTGGCCGGCCCTTCCGACTGGCTGCTGCCGCGGGCGATCCATTTCTTCGACACCGCGCTGGCCAGGGCCTGGGATGCGAAACACGGCGGCATCCACTACGGCTTCGCGCCGGACGGTTCGATCTGCGACGGTTTCAAGTACTTCTGGGTGCAGGCCGAGAGCTTCGCCGCCGCCGCGCTGCTGGGTGCACGCACCGGCGAACAACGCTACTGGGACTGGTACGACCGCATCTGGCAATACAGCTGGGAACATTTCGTCGACCATACCCATGGCGCCTGGTACCGCATCCTGGGGCCGGACAACGCGAAACTGACCGATGAAAAGAGCCCGGCCGGCAAGACCGATTACCACACGATGGGCGCCTGCTACGAAGTGCTCACGGTGCTGGAGAACGGCCAATGA
- the pnp gene encoding polyribonucleotide nucleotidyltransferase, which yields MFNKVTKTFQYGQHTVTLETGEIARQASGAVLVSVDDTVVLATVVARKDAKPGQDFFPLTVDYIEKTYAAGKIPGGFFKREGRPSEKETLTSRLIDRPIRPLFPEGYMNEVQVIIHVLSVNPEIDPDIASMIGASAALCVAGVPFNGPIGAARVGYANGQYILNPTTTQLKTSEMDLVVAGTESAVLMVESEAKQLSEEVMLGGVVFGHEQMRAVIDAIHALVEEGGKPEVEWTAPAKNEALIAKVAQFAEAKINEAYQTKNKQARQQALRSMQGEVLADLAAQAAAEGAEAPNSVDVGNILFDMEAKVVRSQILNGEPRIDGRDTRTVRPIAIRTSVLPRTHGSALFTRGETQALVVATLGTARDSQKIDALMGEYTDDFMLHYNMPPFATGETGRVGTPKRREVGHGRLAKRALVAALPSPEEFSYSVRLVSEITESNGSSSMASVCGGCLALMDAGVPMKAHVAGIAMGLIKEGGKFAVLSDILGDEDHLGDMDFKVAGTANGITALQMDIKIQGITKEIMQVALAQAKEGREHILGEMQKAMPHVKTELSDFAPRLITIKINPEKIRDVIGKGGAVIRALTEETGTQIDISDEGVVTIASVDAAAGQEAKRRIEELTASVEVGKTYDGTVLKLLDFGAIVQVMPGKDGLLHISQIANERVNAVADYLKEGQQVRVKVLETDDRGRLKLSMKAAEEAGAVAK from the coding sequence ATGTTTAACAAAGTTACGAAAACCTTCCAGTACGGCCAGCATACCGTGACCCTGGAAACCGGCGAGATCGCTCGTCAGGCTTCCGGCGCGGTACTGGTGTCGGTCGACGACACCGTCGTGCTGGCGACCGTGGTGGCGCGCAAGGATGCCAAGCCCGGCCAGGATTTCTTCCCGCTGACGGTCGACTACATCGAGAAGACCTATGCAGCCGGCAAGATCCCCGGCGGCTTCTTCAAGCGCGAAGGCCGTCCATCGGAGAAGGAGACGCTGACGTCCCGCCTGATCGACCGCCCGATCCGCCCGCTGTTCCCGGAGGGTTACATGAACGAGGTGCAGGTCATCATCCACGTTCTGTCGGTTAATCCCGAGATCGACCCCGACATCGCTTCGATGATCGGCGCCTCCGCCGCCCTGTGCGTGGCCGGCGTGCCGTTCAACGGCCCGATCGGCGCGGCCCGCGTGGGCTACGCCAACGGCCAGTACATCCTGAACCCGACCACGACCCAGCTGAAAACGTCCGAGATGGACCTGGTGGTTGCCGGTACCGAATCGGCCGTGCTGATGGTGGAATCGGAAGCCAAGCAGCTGTCCGAGGAAGTGATGCTGGGCGGCGTGGTGTTCGGCCACGAGCAGATGCGCGCAGTGATCGATGCGATCCACGCGCTGGTGGAAGAAGGCGGCAAGCCGGAAGTGGAATGGACCGCGCCGGCCAAGAACGAAGCGCTGATCGCCAAGGTGGCGCAGTTCGCCGAAGCCAAGATCAACGAAGCGTACCAGACCAAGAACAAGCAGGCCCGCCAGCAGGCGCTGCGCTCGATGCAGGGCGAAGTGCTCGCCGACCTGGCGGCGCAAGCCGCCGCCGAAGGCGCCGAGGCACCGAACTCGGTCGACGTGGGCAACATCCTGTTCGACATGGAAGCCAAGGTCGTGCGTTCGCAGATCCTGAACGGCGAACCGCGCATCGACGGGCGCGACACCCGCACCGTGCGTCCGATCGCGATCCGCACGTCGGTCCTGCCGCGTACCCACGGTTCGGCGCTGTTCACCCGCGGCGAAACCCAGGCGCTGGTCGTGGCCACGCTGGGCACCGCGCGCGATTCGCAGAAGATCGATGCGCTGATGGGCGAGTACACCGACGACTTCATGCTGCACTACAACATGCCTCCGTTCGCCACCGGCGAAACCGGTCGCGTGGGCACGCCGAAGCGCCGCGAAGTGGGCCATGGCCGCCTGGCCAAGCGCGCCCTGGTTGCCGCGCTGCCGTCGCCGGAAGAGTTCAGCTACTCCGTGCGCCTGGTGTCCGAGATCACCGAGTCGAACGGTTCGTCGTCGATGGCTTCCGTCTGCGGCGGCTGCCTGGCGCTGATGGATGCCGGCGTGCCGATGAAGGCGCACGTGGCCGGCATCGCGATGGGCCTGATCAAGGAAGGCGGCAAGTTCGCCGTGCTGTCCGACATCCTGGGTGACGAAGACCACCTGGGCGACATGGACTTCAAGGTCGCCGGCACCGCCAACGGCATCACGGCGCTGCAGATGGACATCAAGATCCAGGGCATCACCAAGGAAATCATGCAGGTGGCGCTGGCGCAGGCCAAGGAAGGCCGCGAGCACATCCTGGGCGAAATGCAGAAGGCGATGCCGCACGTGAAGACGGAACTGTCCGACTTCGCACCGCGCCTGATCACCATCAAGATCAACCCGGAGAAGATCCGTGACGTGATCGGCAAGGGCGGCGCCGTCATCCGCGCGCTGACCGAGGAAACCGGCACGCAGATCGACATCAGCGACGAAGGCGTGGTTACCATCGCTTCCGTCGATGCCGCCGCCGGCCAGGAAGCCAAGCGCCGCATCGAAGAGCTGACCGCATCGGTCGAAGTGGGCAAGACCTACGACGGCACCGTGCTCAAGCTGCTGGACTTCGGCGCGATCGTGCAAGTCATGCCGGGCAAGGATGGCCTGCTGCACATCTCGCAGATCGCCAACGAGCGCGTCAACGCCGTTGCCGACTACCTGAAGGAAGGCCAGCAAGTGCGCGTGAAAGTACTGGAAACGGATGATCGCGGCCGCCTGAAGCTGTCGATGAAGGCCGCCGAAGAGGCGGGCGCCGTCGCCAAGTAA
- a CDS encoding PEP-CTERM sorting domain-containing protein, with translation MLKKSLLVVLLGCCTAAQADYHELTATYTGFADYNTGVFDPTRTATLHAIVDDVNGDGKFTVDEVREFLFPHVSIFASDIETYGRCGSVDRGSWCLEAFSYTGGNSLTFDARSHRTDFEASSGGVATSGDVAYSYFQYTSGEGSTSYSGFRWTSETTLAVTVTPPVPEPSTYAMLGAGLCAIGALTRRRRKQ, from the coding sequence ATGCTCAAAAAATCGCTTCTCGTTGTATTGCTGGGATGTTGTACCGCGGCGCAAGCCGATTACCATGAACTGACTGCTACGTATACCGGATTCGCCGACTACAATACGGGCGTATTCGATCCCACCCGCACGGCGACGCTGCATGCAATCGTCGATGACGTCAATGGTGATGGCAAGTTCACAGTCGATGAAGTAAGGGAGTTTCTATTCCCCCATGTATCCATCTTTGCCTCGGACATCGAGACTTACGGGCGGTGCGGTTCTGTCGATCGAGGAAGCTGGTGTCTTGAAGCCTTTTCCTATACCGGTGGCAATTCGCTGACGTTCGATGCACGGTCGCACCGCACGGATTTTGAAGCATCGTCGGGCGGCGTTGCCACCAGCGGCGACGTTGCCTATTCCTATTTCCAATACACGTCGGGCGAAGGCTCCACGTCTTATAGCGGTTTCCGCTGGACCTCCGAGACCACCCTCGCGGTCACCGTCACCCCGCCGGTACCGGAACCATCCACGTATGCCATGCTGGGCGCCGGCCTGTGCGCGATCGGCGCCCTGACCAGGCGGCGCCGCAAGCAATAA
- a CDS encoding LacI family DNA-binding transcriptional regulator, whose protein sequence is MRAATAAQGGVTIRDIARAAGVSAGTISRALKNEPGLTEVTRRMVLETARDLGYDFCKLRPKRLRRLTFLLHRQHNTAASSPFYSPVLHGAEEACRKQGIVLSFMAVGPADGLVDQLRMHAPDAIVCAGFFEPELLSALRATGKPIVLIDMKLRGYNSVNPDNQMGGYLATQHLIDRGRERVGFICGSMSHYSIRERARGYRQALFDAGILADPRLEAFLPDGVELEQGAWEAMESLLALPKPPDAVFCYNDSTALVAMRCCLSKGLKVPHDVAIVGFDDISTAVLGHRPLTTLRINKKELGALGVELLLGGRTDDVVERISPVELVVRASTVC, encoded by the coding sequence ATGAGGGCCGCTACCGCCGCGCAGGGCGGCGTAACGATCCGCGACATCGCACGGGCCGCCGGCGTTTCGGCGGGAACCATCTCCCGCGCCCTGAAAAACGAACCGGGGCTGACGGAGGTGACGCGCCGGATGGTGCTGGAAACCGCCCGCGACCTGGGCTACGACTTCTGCAAGCTGCGGCCGAAGCGGCTGCGGCGCCTCACGTTCCTGCTGCACCGGCAGCACAACACGGCCGCCAGCAGCCCGTTCTATTCGCCGGTACTGCACGGCGCCGAGGAAGCCTGCCGCAAGCAGGGCATCGTGCTGTCGTTCATGGCGGTGGGGCCGGCGGACGGCCTGGTGGACCAGCTGCGCATGCATGCGCCCGATGCGATCGTGTGCGCCGGCTTCTTCGAGCCGGAGCTGCTGTCGGCGCTGCGCGCCACCGGCAAGCCGATCGTGCTGATCGACATGAAGCTGCGCGGCTACAACTCGGTGAACCCGGATAACCAGATGGGCGGCTACCTGGCCACGCAGCACCTGATCGACCGGGGCCGCGAGCGCGTGGGATTCATCTGCGGCTCGATGTCGCACTACAGCATCCGCGAGCGGGCGCGCGGTTACCGGCAGGCGCTGTTCGATGCCGGCATCCTGGCAGATCCGCGGCTGGAAGCATTCCTGCCCGATGGCGTGGAACTCGAACAGGGCGCGTGGGAAGCGATGGAATCGCTGCTGGCGTTGCCGAAACCACCGGACGCCGTGTTCTGCTACAACGACAGCACCGCGCTGGTGGCGATGCGCTGCTGCCTGTCGAAGGGCCTGAAAGTGCCGCACGACGTGGCGATCGTGGGTTTCGACGATATTTCCACGGCCGTGCTGGGCCACCGCCCGCTGACGACACTGCGCATCAACAAGAAGGAACTGGGTGCGCTGGGCGTGGAGCTGCTGCTGGGCGGCCGCACGGACGACGTGGTGGAAAGGATTTCGCCGGTCGAACTGGTGGTTCGCGCCAGCACGGTCTGCTGA
- a CDS encoding DUF7133 domain-containing protein, protein MKFALPLPLVLLGAGIAAAGAAHAAPVDAAKLYQNNCASCHGVKLEGATAPGLADDKWLHGAPTRANLSRIIAKGLPDKGMPGWEGTLDKAQIAALADYVAPGGRKAVAAKAAPSKAAPSKDAPSKADNGLARLTLPKGFSISVYAENVDTARSMAVSPGGIVYVGSRKAGKVYAVVDENGDKKADKVVTVAEGLDNPIGVTLLDGALYVAEIGRVIRFDAIDRTYGSKPAYKVVKGDLPNDKWHGEKVIKAGPDGKLYIPVGSPCNTCDKDDEVYSKIWRMNPDGSGWEMVANGIRNTVGFAWHPVTKDLWFTDNGPDEMGDNNPSCELNVAPKAGMHFGFPYCHGGVVPDPKFGAGRSCAQFTPPVAKLGPHVAPLGLAFYTGTQFPSQYRNGVFVAEHGSWNRTQKIGYKVSLVTLQGNQEVTTTTFIDGFLQGDDVSGRPVDIAIAADGAMLISDDHAGRIYRVTYTGK, encoded by the coding sequence ATGAAGTTTGCCCTGCCCCTCCCCCTGGTACTGCTGGGAGCCGGAATCGCCGCGGCCGGCGCCGCCCACGCGGCACCGGTGGACGCCGCCAAGCTTTACCAGAACAATTGCGCCTCCTGCCACGGCGTGAAGCTGGAAGGCGCGACGGCTCCCGGCCTGGCGGACGACAAGTGGCTGCACGGCGCGCCGACCCGCGCCAACCTGTCGCGGATCATCGCCAAGGGCTTGCCGGACAAGGGCATGCCGGGCTGGGAAGGCACGCTGGACAAGGCGCAGATCGCCGCGCTGGCCGATTACGTGGCACCGGGCGGACGCAAGGCCGTTGCAGCGAAAGCCGCGCCTTCGAAAGCCGCGCCGTCAAAAGACGCGCCGTCAAAAGCCGACAATGGGCTCGCCCGCCTGACATTGCCGAAGGGCTTCTCGATTTCCGTCTACGCCGAGAACGTCGATACCGCCCGGTCGATGGCGGTCTCGCCCGGCGGCATCGTCTATGTCGGCTCGCGCAAGGCCGGCAAGGTGTACGCGGTGGTCGACGAGAACGGCGACAAGAAGGCCGACAAGGTCGTCACCGTCGCCGAGGGGCTGGATAACCCGATCGGCGTGACGTTGCTGGACGGCGCCCTGTACGTGGCCGAGATCGGGCGCGTGATCCGCTTCGACGCGATCGACAGGACGTACGGGAGCAAGCCCGCCTACAAGGTGGTGAAAGGCGACCTGCCGAACGACAAATGGCATGGTGAAAAGGTCATCAAGGCCGGTCCGGACGGCAAGCTGTACATCCCGGTCGGTTCGCCCTGCAATACCTGCGACAAGGACGACGAGGTATATTCGAAGATCTGGCGCATGAATCCGGACGGCTCGGGGTGGGAAATGGTGGCCAACGGCATCCGCAACACCGTCGGCTTCGCGTGGCATCCGGTGACGAAGGACCTGTGGTTCACCGACAACGGCCCGGACGAAATGGGCGACAACAACCCTTCGTGCGAACTGAACGTGGCGCCGAAGGCGGGCATGCACTTCGGCTTCCCGTACTGCCACGGCGGTGTGGTGCCAGACCCGAAATTCGGCGCCGGCCGCAGCTGCGCGCAGTTCACGCCGCCGGTCGCCAAGCTGGGGCCGCACGTGGCGCCGCTGGGCCTGGCGTTCTACACCGGCACGCAATTCCCGTCGCAATACCGCAACGGGGTGTTCGTGGCCGAACACGGCTCGTGGAACCGCACGCAGAAGATCGGCTACAAGGTCAGCCTCGTCACGCTGCAGGGTAACCAGGAAGTGACGACCACGACATTCATCGACGGCTTCCTGCAGGGCGACGATGTCAGCGGCCGGCCGGTGGATATCGCCATCGCCGCCGATGGCGCGATGCTGATCTCGGACGACCATGCCGGGCGGATCTACCGGGTCACGTACACCGGCAAGTAA
- a CDS encoding zinc ribbon domain-containing protein translates to MSKALRLSEKWFQRGLWLVAFLFAGFLVGLGGKIVDNLNLVEEPLALEQFTDRVQYPAAQAALKEAGRTYEDAQAALEQAQQKHRVAESNTATANDTFGNWLSTRHATARPDQDPELIARTRQLDELKADERKALTAVQQQEQRQLDARQARDRAAGRMAALERDADGRWRKALQLRELRVFAYRLALTLPLLLIAGWLWKNKRKSTWWPFVWGFIFFALFAFFVELVPYLPSYGGYVRHVVGILVTVIVGRQAIIGLQRYLERQRAAEALPDTQRRENLGYDTALARMGKGVCPGCERQVDLKDPKIDFCPHCGIGLFNHCTACTARKNAFTRFCYACGTSAAPGSAP, encoded by the coding sequence ATGAGCAAGGCCCTTCGTCTTTCCGAAAAATGGTTCCAGCGCGGCCTGTGGCTGGTCGCTTTCCTGTTCGCCGGCTTCCTTGTCGGCCTGGGCGGCAAGATCGTCGACAACCTGAACCTCGTCGAGGAACCGCTGGCGCTGGAGCAGTTCACCGACCGCGTGCAATATCCGGCGGCGCAGGCGGCATTGAAGGAAGCCGGCCGCACCTACGAGGACGCGCAGGCGGCCCTCGAACAGGCGCAGCAGAAGCACCGGGTCGCGGAATCGAATACGGCGACCGCGAACGATACCTTCGGCAACTGGCTGTCGACACGCCACGCCACCGCACGGCCCGACCAGGACCCCGAACTGATCGCGCGCACCCGCCAGCTCGACGAGCTGAAGGCGGACGAGCGCAAGGCGCTGACCGCCGTACAGCAGCAGGAGCAGCGCCAGCTGGACGCGCGCCAGGCACGCGACCGCGCCGCGGGCCGCATGGCCGCGCTGGAGCGCGATGCCGACGGCCGCTGGCGGAAGGCGCTGCAATTGCGCGAACTGCGCGTGTTCGCCTATCGCCTGGCGCTGACCTTGCCGCTGCTGCTGATCGCCGGCTGGCTGTGGAAGAACAAGCGCAAGAGCACCTGGTGGCCGTTCGTCTGGGGCTTCATCTTCTTCGCGCTGTTCGCGTTCTTCGTCGAGCTGGTGCCCTACCTGCCCAGCTACGGCGGCTATGTGCGCCACGTGGTCGGCATCCTGGTGACGGTGATCGTGGGCCGGCAGGCCATCATCGGGTTGCAGCGATACCTGGAGCGGCAGCGCGCGGCCGAAGCGCTGCCGGACACGCAGCGCCGTGAAAACCTCGGCTACGACACGGCATTGGCACGGATGGGGAAGGGCGTCTGCCCCGGCTGCGAGCGCCAGGTCGACCTGAAGGACCCGAAGATCGACTTTTGCCCGCACTGCGGCATCGGGCTGTTCAATCACTGCACCGCCTGCACGGCCCGCAAGAATGCGTTTACGCGGTTTTGCTATGCATGCGGCACGTCGGCCGCGCCGGGTTCGGCGCCATGA
- the rpsO gene encoding 30S ribosomal protein S15 encodes MSVENINKSAIIADNARAQNDTGSPEVQVALLTARINELNGHFKAHSKDHHSRRGLIMMVNRRKSLLSYLKNKDATRYRDLIAKLGLRK; translated from the coding sequence ATGTCCGTAGAAAACATCAACAAATCCGCGATCATCGCGGACAACGCACGCGCCCAGAACGACACCGGCTCCCCGGAAGTGCAAGTTGCGCTGCTGACCGCACGCATCAACGAACTGAACGGTCACTTCAAGGCCCACAGCAAGGATCACCACTCCCGCCGCGGCCTGATCATGATGGTCAACCGTCGTAAGAGCCTGCTGTCCTACCTGAAGAACAAGGACGCAACCCGTTACCGCGACCTGATCGCCAAACTCGGTCTGCGTAAGTAA
- a CDS encoding methyl-accepting chemotaxis protein — MFKRLTIRTRLIATMAILGLLIAVTGAMGIYGIHSVNAALEETYSTRLASSMANADSKILLTRARLVQDRAIMRPESPEVPALLQRADDFVAKSDAAWQRYLALPLGPGEKELSDAVERSRQDLITNGLKALAQALRAGDAARIDQLAMKDMTKLYSVYSDAAEALDKYQMTAAQQLFADSQRLYSTVLGLSIGAVAAGILLIVAACVTLLRAIMTPLREVLEHFDAMAAGDLSRRVDTGRHDEMGTLLKGLAGMQQKLAETVRVVREGSGSIAVASNEIADGNMDLSRRTEQQAASLEETASSLEELTATVRQNADNARQANSMAVSASQVAQQGGQIVARVIDTMGAITTSSKKIEDIISVIDSIAFQTNILALNAAVEAARAGEQGRGFAVVASEVRTLAQRSAAAAKEIKELIDDSVASVETGSALVGQAGTTMDEIVTGIARVADIMTEIMSATSEQSSGIDLINDAVTQMDQVTQQNAALVEEAAAAAGALQEQAATLEETVSVFRLERAEAAASPLRRPAPAASRTLALA, encoded by the coding sequence ATGTTCAAGCGTCTCACCATCCGTACCCGCCTGATCGCCACGATGGCGATCCTCGGCCTGCTGATCGCCGTTACCGGCGCAATGGGAATCTACGGCATCCACTCGGTCAATGCCGCGCTCGAGGAAACCTACAGCACCCGGCTGGCTTCGTCGATGGCGAACGCCGACTCGAAAATCCTGCTGACCCGCGCACGGCTGGTGCAGGACCGCGCAATCATGCGCCCCGAATCGCCCGAGGTCCCCGCGCTGCTCCAGCGTGCGGACGATTTCGTGGCAAAGTCGGATGCCGCGTGGCAGCGCTACCTGGCATTGCCGCTGGGTCCGGGTGAAAAAGAATTGTCCGACGCGGTGGAACGCTCCCGCCAGGACCTGATCACCAACGGCCTGAAGGCATTGGCACAGGCACTGCGCGCCGGCGACGCCGCCCGCATCGACCAGCTGGCGATGAAGGACATGACCAAGCTGTACAGTGTGTACAGCGATGCCGCCGAGGCGCTGGACAAATACCAGATGACCGCTGCCCAGCAGCTCTTCGCCGACAGCCAGCGCCTGTACAGCACCGTTCTCGGCCTGTCGATCGGCGCGGTGGCAGCGGGCATCCTGCTGATCGTGGCGGCGTGCGTCACGCTGTTGCGTGCCATCATGACCCCGCTGCGCGAAGTGCTCGAGCACTTCGACGCGATGGCGGCGGGCGACCTGTCGCGCCGTGTCGATACCGGGCGTCACGATGAGATGGGCACCTTGCTCAAGGGCCTCGCCGGCATGCAGCAAAAGCTTGCCGAAACCGTCCGCGTGGTGCGCGAAGGCAGCGGCTCGATCGCCGTGGCCAGCAACGAGATCGCCGACGGCAACATGGACCTGTCGCGCCGCACCGAGCAGCAGGCGGCCAGCCTGGAAGAAACCGCCTCGTCGCTGGAAGAACTGACGGCGACCGTGCGCCAGAACGCCGACAACGCCCGCCAGGCCAACAGCATGGCCGTCTCGGCCTCGCAGGTGGCGCAACAGGGCGGCCAGATCGTCGCCCGGGTGATCGATACGATGGGTGCCATCACCACGTCGTCGAAGAAGATCGAGGACATCATCTCCGTCATCGACAGCATCGCGTTCCAGACCAATATCCTGGCGCTCAATGCCGCCGTGGAAGCGGCCCGCGCGGGTGAACAGGGCCGCGGCTTCGCCGTGGTGGCCAGCGAAGTGCGCACGCTGGCGCAACGTTCGGCTGCCGCCGCCAAGGAAATCAAGGAACTGATCGACGACTCGGTGGCCAGTGTGGAAACCGGTTCGGCGCTGGTCGGCCAGGCCGGCACCACGATGGACGAGATCGTGACGGGCATCGCCCGCGTGGCGGACATCATGACCGAAATCATGTCGGCCACGTCCGAGCAAAGCTCGGGCATCGACCTGATCAACGACGCCGTCACGCAGATGGACCAGGTCACACAGCAGAACGCCGCGCTGGTCGAGGAAGCCGCCGCCGCCGCGGGTGCGCTGCAGGAGCAGGCCGCCACGCTGGAAGAAACCGTCAGCGTGTTCCGGCTGGAGCGGGCCGAGGCGGCGGCGAGTCCACTTCGCCGGCCAGCGCCGGCGGCATCGCGGACGCTGGCACTGGCCTGA
- a CDS encoding carbohydrate kinase family protein, whose product MSGPASGPLGGPVFIAAGEALTDLIVLDTARTQWTARTGGSTWNVARAMAKLGVPAAFAGAISRDVFGDALWQASMDSHLDARFLQRLDKSPLLAIVHQLSPPSYFFVGDDSADLHFDPQALPGDWRTHCRWMHFGGISLARRPLADRLVELAREAKRAGIRISYDPNWRLLMDERYDATLRAMTELADVVKVSDEDLAGLFRIDDIDRAFAMLRGFNPAAMYLYTRGELGASLHIGDEAWHAPAVAVPVADTVGAGDASIAGFAWSLLCAPARAPGEHLRFAVAAGAAACIGAGATPPSLGAIERLVPGNR is encoded by the coding sequence ATGAGCGGCCCGGCGAGCGGGCCACTGGGCGGGCCGGTCTTCATCGCCGCCGGCGAAGCGCTGACGGACCTGATCGTGCTCGACACCGCGCGCACGCAATGGACCGCGCGCACCGGCGGCTCGACATGGAACGTGGCGCGGGCCATGGCAAAACTGGGCGTACCGGCCGCGTTTGCCGGCGCGATCAGCCGCGACGTGTTCGGCGACGCGTTGTGGCAAGCCTCGATGGACTCGCACCTGGATGCGCGCTTCCTGCAACGGCTGGACAAATCGCCGCTGCTGGCGATCGTTCACCAGCTCTCGCCACCGAGCTATTTCTTCGTGGGCGACGACAGCGCGGACCTGCACTTCGACCCGCAGGCGCTGCCCGGGGACTGGCGCACGCACTGCCGCTGGATGCATTTCGGCGGCATCAGCCTGGCGCGGCGGCCGCTCGCCGACCGGCTGGTGGAACTGGCGCGGGAGGCGAAACGGGCCGGCATCCGCATCAGCTACGATCCGAACTGGCGGCTGCTGATGGACGAGCGCTACGACGCCACGCTGCGGGCGATGACGGAACTGGCCGACGTGGTCAAGGTGTCCGACGAGGACCTGGCCGGCCTGTTCCGAATCGACGACATCGACCGCGCGTTCGCCATGCTGCGCGGCTTCAATCCGGCGGCCATGTATCTATATACCCGCGGCGAACTGGGCGCCTCGCTGCACATCGGCGACGAAGCCTGGCACGCGCCAGCCGTGGCCGTGCCGGTGGCCGATACGGTGGGCGCCGGCGACGCCAGCATCGCGGGCTTTGCCTGGAGCCTGCTGTGCGCGCCGGCGCGCGCGCCCGGCGAACACTTGCGCTTCGCCGTCGCGGCCGGGGCGGCGGCCTGCATCGGGGCGGGCGCCACGCCGCCTTCGCTTGGCGCGATCGAACGGCTCGTGCCGGGGAACCGCTGA